The nucleotide sequence CGTGGCCACGGCGGCGTCGAAGTCGACCCAGCCGCCCTGGACCTTGGCGATCAGGTCGTCGGCGCCCACGAAGTCGGCGCCTGCGGCCTCAGCGGCCGCGGCCTTGTCGCCCTGGGCGAAGACGACCACGCGAGCGGTCTTGCCCGTGCCGTTCGGCAGGTTGACGGTGCCGCGCACCATCTGGTCGGCCTTGCGGGGATCCACGCCGAGCCGCATGGCGACCTCGACGGTCGAATCGGCCTTGGAGCCGTCGAGCTCCTTGACGAGTGCGATCGCCTCGGCCGGGGTGTAGAGACGGTCGCCGTCGATCTTCTCGGCGGCGGCCCGGTACGCCTTGCTGCGCTTTGCCATCTGCTTGTTCTCCTTGTGCAGTCGTGGTCATGCGGACCGCGCTCGGCCCTGCCACGGGATTACGTGTGCTGTGTCGTGCTGCGGCTGGAAGCCGGATCAGACGACGTCGATGCCCATCGAGCGTGCGGTGCCCGCGATCGCCTTTGCGCCGGCCTCGACGTCGTTGGCGTTCATGTCCGCGGCCTTGGTCTGGGCGATCTCGCGCGCCTGGTCCCAGGTGATCGAGCCGACCTTGTCCGTGTGCGGGACGCCGGAGCCCTTCTGGATGCCGGCTGCCTTCTTGATCAGCTGCGCGGCAGGCGGGGTCTTGGTGACGAAGGTGAACGAGCGATCCTCGTAGACCGTGATCTCGACCGGGATGATGTTGCCGCGCTGGGATTCCGTGGCCGCGTTGTAGGCCTTGCAGAACTCCATGATGTTGACGCCCTGCGCACCGAGCGCGGGGCCGACGGGCGGTGCCGGGTTGGCGGCGCCGGCCTGGATCTGCAGCTTGATCAGACCCGAGACCTTCTTCTTCTTGGGAGCCATGGTGTGGTCCTCCTGACGTGATGTACCGCCGCACAGGAGCGTACGACGGCGGTGTGGCCGCCGTGGCGCGGCGGCCGGACGGCGCCCGCCGCGCGAAAGCGCGTCCCGCGGCGGTGCCGAAGCATGTGGGGCAGGCCCTGGGCCTGCAGTCGGCATCCGAGTCGGGCCCCCGGAGGAGCAGCCGGCGTCAGGACGACGATCGACCAGTCTGCCAGATCCGCGCGCGAGCGGGCCCCGGCGGACCGGTCGGGGATCAGATCTTGGAGACCTGGTCGAACGAGATGGTGACCGGCGTCTCGCGCTCGAAGATCGACACGAGGACGACCAGCTGCTGGGACTCCACCTTGATCTCGGAGATGGTCGCCGGGAGGGTCGCGAACGCGCCCTCCTTGACGATCACGGACTCGCCGACCTCGAAGTCGACGGTCACGGCCGGAGCCGAGGCGGCCGCACCGGCGGAGCCGCCCGAGGACGGGGCCTGGCCCTCTGCCGCGGCGGGGGCCTCGAACACCGGGTTGAGCATGTCGACGACCTCGTCGATGCGCAGCGGGTTGGGGTTGTAGGCGTCCTGCCCGACGAACCCGGTCACACCCGGGGTGTGGCGCACGGCGCCCCAGGAGGCGTCGGTGAGGTTCATGCGCACCAGGACGTAGCCGGGGATCCGGACGCGGCGCACGGTCTTGCGCTGCGCGTTCTTGATCTCCACGACTTCCTCCATGGGGACCTCGATCTGGAAGATGTCCTCCTCCATGTTCAAGGACTGGATGCGGGTCTCCAGGTTGGTCTTCACGCGGTTCTCGTAGCCGGCGTAGGTGTGGATGACGAACCAGTCGCCCTCCTGCCGACGCAGCTTGGCCGCGAACTCCTTGCGGGGATCCTCGGCGGGCGCCTCCTCCACGGGGGCCTGGGCGGGCTCCTCCGACTCGGCGCCCTCGGCGATCGCCAGGTCGGCGTCCTGCACGGACTCCTGCTCGACGGGGGCCTCGACGGCCTCTGCCGAGACGCTCGCCGGCGCAGCCGTCTCAGCCTGCTCGGCGGCGTCCTGCGCGGGAGTCGTGTCCTCCGGCGCCAGGTCGACGTCGTTCTCAGCTTCGTGCTGGGTCACTGGGAGTCCCTGCTTTCCTCTGCTCTGGGGTGGCCGCGAGGCCGTGCTCGCGAAGCGGTCGTGCTCTGCGCCGGTGTCTGCTCCCGGCGGGCGTGCGTCGTTCAGGAGGCGATCGCGCCGTCGCCGAAGACCAGCATGGCCAGCTGGCCGAAGCCGAAGTCCAGCAGCGAGATCAGGCCCATCATGAAGGCCACGAAGACGAGGACGACGAGCGTGTACTGCACGAGCTCGCGACGCGTGGGGGTGTGGACCTTGCGCAGCTCGGCGATGACCTGGCGCAGGAACAGGAGGAGTCCGCCGAACATCCCGTTCGACTTCTGCTCCGGCTCACCGCCCGGCTGATCAGCGGCTGTGCTCTGCGACATCGGTTCTCCTCAAGAGGGCCTCGCGCTTGGTCCGCACCATCGGGTGATGGTCTGCGCTGTTCGCATCCGCCCTCCCGCGAGCGCTCGGCGACGCCATGCTGCTCACGGGAGGAGGACGCGGGCTGCGCAGGGCAGACAGGACTCGAACCTGCAACCTGCGGTTTTGGAGACCGCTGCGCTACCAATTGCGCCACTGCCCTTCAGGCCTGCGGGGCGGATGCCCCGCACGCCGGTC is from Kocuria palustris and encodes:
- the rplK gene encoding 50S ribosomal protein L11, yielding MAPKKKKVSGLIKLQIQAGAANPAPPVGPALGAQGVNIMEFCKAYNAATESQRGNIIPVEITVYEDRSFTFVTKTPPAAQLIKKAAGIQKGSGVPHTDKVGSITWDQAREIAQTKAADMNANDVEAGAKAIAGTARSMGIDVV
- the nusG gene encoding transcription termination/antitermination protein NusG; the encoded protein is MTQHEAENDVDLAPEDTTPAQDAAEQAETAAPASVSAEAVEAPVEQESVQDADLAIAEGAESEEPAQAPVEEAPAEDPRKEFAAKLRRQEGDWFVIHTYAGYENRVKTNLETRIQSLNMEEDIFQIEVPMEEVVEIKNAQRKTVRRVRIPGYVLVRMNLTDASWGAVRHTPGVTGFVGQDAYNPNPLRIDEVVDMLNPVFEAPAAAEGQAPSSGGSAGAAASAPAVTVDFEVGESVIVKEGAFATLPATISEIKVESQQLVVLVSIFERETPVTISFDQVSKI
- the secE gene encoding preprotein translocase subunit SecE, which gives rise to MSQSTAADQPGGEPEQKSNGMFGGLLLFLRQVIAELRKVHTPTRRELVQYTLVVLVFVAFMMGLISLLDFGFGQLAMLVFGDGAIAS